The Benincasa hispida cultivar B227 chromosome 11, ASM972705v1, whole genome shotgun sequence genome has a segment encoding these proteins:
- the LOC120090676 gene encoding uncharacterized protein LOC120090676: MLSQSGFGWNEEFKCVQVEREIFDLWVRSHPNAKGMWNKPFLHYDDLSTVFGKDRAVGQSSEDPQVMATNAFIEFEDEIRLGSQDCHTPEVRQTESPLNQDEIDEGPAEQSISRASVPAESSRGSKKKRP; this comes from the exons ATGTTAAGTCAGTCGGGGTTTGGCTGGAATGAGGAGTTCAAATGTGTCCAGGTCGAGAGGGAGATTTTCGATCTTTGGGTTCGA AGTCATCCCAATGCGAAAGGGATGTGGAACAAGCCATTCCTACATTATGATGACCTCTCCACCGTATTTGGAAAAGACAGAGCAGTAGGACAATCAAGTGAGGACCCACAAGTGATGGCGACGAATGCATTCAtagagtttgaagatgagattCGACTTGGATCACAGGACTGTCACACACCTGAAGTTCGCCAGACAGAATCACCATTAAATCAAGATGAAATAGATGAAGGGCCAGCAGAGCAATCTATAAGTAGAGCGAGTGTACCTGCCGAGTCATCTCGAGGCAGTAAGAAGAAGAGGCCATGA